One genomic segment of Nocardia spumae includes these proteins:
- a CDS encoding type B 50S ribosomal protein L31, with product MKSGIHPDYHPVVFEDVSTGKRFLTRSTATGTRTVDWSDGNSYPLITVDVTSDSHPFWTGAHRVLDTQGRVEKFERKYGRRTPRTGSARGES from the coding sequence ATGAAATCAGGAATTCATCCGGACTATCACCCGGTGGTGTTCGAGGATGTGAGTACCGGCAAGCGGTTCCTCACCCGCTCGACGGCGACCGGCACCCGGACTGTCGATTGGTCCGATGGCAACAGCTATCCACTGATCACTGTCGATGTCACCTCGGACTCGCATCCGTTCTGGACCGGGGCGCATCGCGTCCTGGATACCCAGGGACGGGTGGAGAAGTTCGAACGCAAATACGGCAGGCGCACACCGCGCACCGGCTCCGCACGGGGGGAGAGCTGA
- the rpmF gene encoding 50S ribosomal protein L32 produces MAVPKRRMSRANTRSRRSNWKAKPPDLVPISVGGAVYRIPRRLVAGVRRGVIDPTRL; encoded by the coding sequence ATGGCGGTGCCGAAGCGGCGGATGTCGCGTGCCAACACCCGCAGCCGTCGTTCGAACTGGAAGGCGAAACCTCCCGATCTGGTACCGATCAGTGTCGGAGGTGCCGTCTATCGGATTCCGCGTCGCCTGGTCGCCGGGGTCCGGCGCGGTGTGATCGATCCGACTCGGCTGTAG